Proteins encoded by one window of Ancylothrix sp. D3o:
- a CDS encoding Dyp-type peroxidase yields MLEEPVLDIDDIQGNIFPGFKKDSQHFLFFQIIEPESAKLWLKSLAPKLSKAREVLEAHSIWKARRLELGHEPKNLDFLFINCAISAQGFVKLGVPGIEEFDDIAFKLGLEKRSGTLGDPPAGSGSVGSPETWVFGAGSRSPDVLLILASDNLDWAVRAEEEFIASAQKQGLELIHVDRGRVRPGALAGHEHFGFKDGISHPAIRGRKSNAPADFIEPRTWPEDSAFDIYRDRFAAPGRPLVWPGHFLFGYVRQQFDEPELSRPNSEPPGPAWAVNGSFLVYRRLSQDVQKFLSFLAEASETLRHNNGFDENLTPERLGALLVGRWASGWPVMRDPNIDRGEQHLANATEPELAENYFKFSEATTIALPNDPYPLNQADPNGLICPFAAHIRKVNPRDDATDMGSKERTFQKLLLRRGITFGPEITEQASAERGLLFVAFQTSIVNQFEFLMNEWVNEANKPHSNGGVDPIIGAARDTKISLGNGTKKFELPIPGGWVTPTGGEYMFAPGVRFFSDIL; encoded by the coding sequence ATGCTTGAAGAGCCAGTTTTAGATATCGATGACATTCAAGGCAATATTTTCCCTGGCTTCAAAAAGGATAGTCAGCACTTTTTGTTTTTCCAAATAATTGAGCCGGAGTCGGCAAAATTGTGGCTCAAATCTCTCGCTCCTAAACTATCAAAAGCTAGAGAGGTTCTTGAGGCTCACAGTATTTGGAAGGCGAGGCGTTTGGAATTAGGACACGAACCAAAGAATCTTGATTTCTTGTTTATCAACTGTGCAATTTCCGCACAAGGGTTTGTAAAACTTGGTGTACCTGGGATTGAGGAGTTTGATGATATTGCTTTTAAATTAGGATTGGAGAAAAGATCCGGTACTCTTGGCGATCCTCCTGCGGGTAGCGGTTCTGTGGGGTCTCCAGAAACATGGGTTTTTGGGGCCGGTTCACGTTCTCCAGATGTACTTTTGATTCTGGCTAGTGATAATCTTGATTGGGCAGTCAGGGCTGAAGAGGAATTTATTGCTTCCGCACAAAAGCAAGGGTTAGAGTTAATTCATGTTGATAGAGGTCGCGTACGACCCGGCGCACTGGCTGGACATGAACATTTCGGTTTTAAGGATGGCATCTCGCATCCAGCAATTAGAGGGCGTAAATCTAATGCACCGGCTGATTTTATTGAACCGCGAACATGGCCAGAAGATTCCGCATTTGATATTTATCGTGATAGATTTGCTGCACCTGGTCGTCCTCTAGTATGGCCTGGTCATTTTTTGTTTGGCTATGTGAGACAGCAATTTGATGAGCCTGAATTAAGCCGTCCAAACTCAGAGCCACCAGGCCCAGCTTGGGCTGTGAATGGTTCGTTTTTGGTTTATCGGAGATTATCGCAAGATGTGCAAAAGTTTCTTAGCTTTCTTGCGGAAGCATCGGAAACTCTGCGTCACAATAATGGTTTTGATGAAAACCTTACTCCTGAACGACTGGGTGCGTTGCTTGTGGGTAGATGGGCGTCTGGATGGCCGGTGATGCGTGATCCAAATATTGATCGTGGAGAACAACATTTAGCTAATGCTACAGAACCAGAATTAGCAGAGAATTATTTTAAATTTAGTGAGGCAACGACTATAGCTTTGCCAAACGATCCCTATCCACTTAATCAAGCAGATCCAAATGGGTTAATATGTCCTTTCGCTGCACATATTCGTAAGGTAAACCCCAGGGATGATGCGACAGATATGGGTTCAAAAGAGCGAACTTTTCAAAAGTTACTGTTAAGGCGCGGTATTACTTTTGGCCCAGAAATTACAGAGCAAGCATCCGCTGAGAGAGGTCTTTTGTTTGTGGCGTTCCAAACATCAATTGTTAATCAATTTGAGTTTTTAATGAATGAATGGGTAAATGAGGCGAATAAGCCTCATTCAAATGGAGGGGTAGATCCTATTATTGGTGCTGCACGGGATACTAAAATTTCTTTGGGAAATGGGACTAAAAAATTTGAATTGCCAATTCCGGGGGGATGGGTAACGCCAACGGGCGGTGAGTATATGTTTGCTCCAGGGGTGCGTTTTTTTTCAGATATCCTTTGA